From the Gossypium hirsutum isolate 1008001.06 chromosome A02, Gossypium_hirsutum_v2.1, whole genome shotgun sequence genome, the window tctattttttaataaatcttcaaatttagaagtttttgttcattcttgtaCTACATTTTTTTAGTCTTATTTATTCTGCATATAATAGTAGTTTTACGAGCGATTTTAAgaaataatataaagtaaattgaagttcaatcgatatttttaattttaatttaattatatacataaaattagtTTTAACATTAAACTTCttattttatgtgattttttcAAATATCCATAGTGGCTACTATTTTTATACTAACTATAAGTAAACGTAATGCCATCTAAACCtacccttattatttttcttagaTTACCTTTCACCTGTGGGTGataacaaaattttatattttatatttaatatttaaacataattatattttaagtataaatattttttaaacaataaatattaactttattctcaaattaatttagttatatcTCTAAAAAAAAGGAGTTGTTGGATACATTCACCGAAAGCATTGAGTAATTGGGATTTTACTATCCCTGATGGTGATGGAGTAGGAAacaaggaaagaagaaaaagaaaggcgTCCAAATGAACCAAACCTACTACTGGCGTTGCGGTTGCGTAGCAGCCGCTGTTGCTGCTATACAGTCTGTTGGGCACCGAAGCTTTCAACAAATGGCTTTACAGCAACGTGTCTTATGACTATATAATTATACCttacaataaaaattattttacaaactcGACGCTGCTGCCTGCTTTCAAATCTACATATTCGTGTTGAATCAATCAATGATCGGTCCAAACTTtcaatttttatacatttcaGATCGTTTCAGACTCCCAACATTAATTATTCTACGCACACTGTCGGAATATTCATGGAAAAGATAATTCAAACGCTCAATTTCCTTTAATTTCAACTCTGAAATCAATTTCATATGCATGCATAGGGTAAATTctacaaaattttattaaataatttgtaattatgaTTTATGTAGCATATATATTGATACTctattaaattacattattatcttataatatattattacatgAACTTAATGGAACCCgaatataaaaattgataaagaggattaattaataaatttaaatttaataaataaaaatgttaaataaccaaatatcaaaCTCCGTTACACTCCTAAATCAGCAGTAAAATACGTTGGATTTTCACTCGCCGGGATTACAAATTACGGAAAACATGCATGAGTTAGAGGTTAGAGGCTATAGAGGGTATAGCTTAACTTAGCTCATATAGGGTACGCAAATTATGGCAAAAATCAAACATTGCCTTAAATTGATGGGGTTGTTTGTTTCGATTTAACTGAGGAAACAAATACAAATTAAAAGGGTTGAAGGTGGTGAATGGTGATGGGGGGCCGCCTCACTGTTTCCTGGTTTTCTAGCTTTTTGGTCTCGCACTTCATTGGTTTCCTCTACCCCAATccttacttttttttctcttttgttttttggCTTCTTCTTTCTGCACTTTCAaagcaaaaaataaaagcaaatttttttttacctacGCATTCACTATTCCTTTGACCGAATCTCATGTAAATCTAAGTGTCCAACTTAGTGTTTTCATTTTCTATTCTTCCCCacttttacttttactttctcaGTTTTGGCTTTTCTTAGTGCTTACTATGTTATTTACTGCATCCTTATGTATATAATTACCTTTCTTTGTAATATTGTAACTGTAACGgttaattttattgtaaatttgatttattttttatatgaaaatttcttatcaatcatattttattaaattaaaaaacaatttaaattgtttccatctaaattaatataatagtcagattagataattaaatataatcTAGATAGAAAgaatttattgaaaaaattatCTAGATATTAGTAATTAATGTTATTgatatattataattttcaaacttgaaaatggaaaaaaaatcaaatataatctaaaattcCAATAgtgttataaatatataatcatcATCTCTCTATAATATCCATAATTTTAAGTGTTATTATAAAAAGAGTTGAGTGTATCATATTTActaatcatataaaaaaaatatgattttaataactTCCCTATTTCGTTGACAAATTACTTAAATATAATAAgcaaaatatttatttcaaaacaattttgaaccattttattttaaatttcatctcCATATTGCGTGGTGCAACATCTCTTCGATTTATCTTCTACGTTCAAGCTTTCGTCATTTTCACCTTTAACTTTatcctttactttttttttctttttccatttgttgggtattttatgatttgattaaattcttTTGTTAATTCTTCTTTCTTTTGCCAATTGGGACGTAAAAAGACTTGGAAAAAGAGTCATAGTTTTGGGCGCGCCATGGCACGAGAGacaaactttttttctttttccaatcaAAAGCTTTAGAGTGGaagaaaaattgtaaataaataaagaaatgaagaaaTAATGTTTTTTATACATTCCAACTTagcttaataatattaattttaactaaatatagaaaattttccccaaaatttaattcaaataacatGAATGTAGACATGTTTGTCTTACACATTcttttgttataaatattttaatttagggtaaaatttatgtttgaatattttaattataattaaaatggattttattttagtgcataataaatttagatttattttatggaactaaatattagaaaaaagaaatgaaGGGAGAATAAATACATAAACCTAACCGACCCTTTAAGAAACAGCCAATGGGTAATAAAAGGTTGGGAAACAAAGCTGCATGTCGGACAAGTGTGTAAAATCGAGAACATTACATTAAATAAACCCCTCACttcccttttatttattaattaattaaaatatataatctctttacaaataatacaaacgaaataaattaaaaaaaaatattaaccctAAAAAATTCTAACCCACCTAGCCCAGATCTTTCGCGACGCTGTTCCAGACAAATTTTCTTCACCGCGCAGAGCTAAAAGTCACCCCTCACATTgcctcttatttttttttcaattttttttaattttttgggtaTAATTTTGTTGTGAatccttataatttttaaattttttttatatttaatctacttgttaaattttaaaattaaagttggATCGATAATACTGTTAACTGACTTCTTTATATTTGAATGTGTATTATCaactgaattttaatttttttaattcattttttggaATATTAAAATAccacatattttaatttaacagaaatttattaaaatttttaataattaagacTTTAATTTTTACATAAGACAAGTAAAATAATTAGTTAAGTTTAGTCGGTTAGTTTAGTTTAAGTTATTCAATTTAGTGTTTGTAATAATTAACTTCAGTCGACAAAGAACTAAGTTAAAAAAATCCAAAGAGTACAAGGTCTTTTGGAAAATTAAACCTATATTtctattttgaaaaatcactCAAACAAGTTCCTTTTGAATGCGGCTTATCTCTGGTTGGCATTAATAGTTTTGCCCTTTATTCTCTCTTTCTCGATCCCTTTAAAAACCCAAACACCTCTCCTGtcaattttcctttttcctaGTTTCCTTTCTCTCTTAACCAAAAGGCTAAACCAATTTCAAAGAAATCCCAGACCGGTTCTGCATGCATTTAACCCTCTTTTTAAGCTTTTGGAAAAGATTTTTTTacccatttttcttagttttaagCTTCGTGATTATCGTAAAGGGGGGCAGTTTTTAAGTAACGATTAAGTACATGATCAGTTTTATTTTCTCAGCTTATGATTCGAGTTTAAAAAAGTTTGagatagtttttttttgtttgtttcctgAGAAAAAAAAACAGTTTTGGTTTTTAGTGTTGGTTTTTTACAAGTATTAAATGGCACCAGCAACAGTGAGTAACTGGCTTTCATTTTCACTATCCCCGATGGAGATGTTGAGGTCTTCATCTGAGCCTCAGTTTGTGTCATATGAAGGATCCTCAGCTGCTACTGCTTCTGCTGCTTCTCCTCATTACTTGATCGATAACTTCTATGCCAATggtaatattttctttctttcttttcttttcatggtTTCTGTTTGGTTGGCGAGAAAATATAGGGTGTTGTATACTGTTACATATAAAATAAACCCAGAAAGACATACTGAGTTGACTCGTTTTATGtgcatttttggttttttttaatagaCTGGACGAATCCAAAACATCAAACTCAACAACCGGCCATGGCGGCCGATGAGTCACCCATTCTCTCAAGCTTTCACCATCATCAAGTTCCGAAACTCGAAGATTTCCTCGGAGATTCCTCGTCAATCGTTAGATATTCAGATAATAGCCAAACCGAAACCCAGGACTCGTCCTTAACTCATTTAACTCAAATCTACGATCACCACAACGTCGGTGCTGCTGCTTACTTCAACGACCACCAAGATCTCAAAGCCATTACTGGGTTTCAAGCGTTTTCGACTAACTCGGGGTCTGAAGTTGATGACTCAGCTTCAATGGGACGAACTCAGTTAGCTGCTGTTGAGTTTCCTGGCCACTCAAATTGTCCCACCGCCGGTTCCTTATCCCTAGGTGTTAACCAAGCCTCCGAAATCAACACCACCACCACCAATAAAGCCGTCGTTTCAGTTGACTCCGATTGTTCAAAGAAAATCGTTGATACTTTTGGTCAGCGAACTTCAATTTACAGGGGTGTCACCAGGTATACAACatcattttactattttttcccgagaaatttttaatttttttttaatggagGTTACTTACATGGCAATGGTAAATACAGACACCGATGGACGGGTAGATACGAAGCTCATTTATGGGATAACAGCTGTAGGAGAGAAGGTCAAGCTCGGAAAGGGCGTCAAggtacataaatacatacatatatggtTATATATACACTGTTTGACAGTGAAAAGAAACTTGCATGCATTCAAATGATAGCCATTTGTTGTCAGCCTTTTTTTTTGATGATT encodes:
- the LOC107950482 gene encoding AP2-like ethylene-responsive transcription factor AIL6; the encoded protein is MAPATVSNWLSFSLSPMEMLRSSSEPQFVSYEGSSAATASAASPHYLIDNFYANDWTNPKHQTQQPAMAADESPILSSFHHHQVPKLEDFLGDSSSIVRYSDNSQTETQDSSLTHLTQIYDHHNVGAAAYFNDHQDLKAITGFQAFSTNSGSEVDDSASMGRTQLAAVEFPGHSNCPTAGSLSLGVNQASEINTTTTNKAVVSVDSDCSKKIVDTFGQRTSIYRGVTRHRWTGRYEAHLWDNSCRREGQARKGRQVYLGGYDKEEKAARAYDLAALKYWGPTATTNFPITNYSKELEEMKHVTKQEFIASLRRKSSGFSRGASIYRGVTRHHQQGRWQARIGRVAGNKDLYLGTFATEEEAAEAYDIAAIKFRGINAVTNFEMSRYDVEAIAKSSLPIGGAAKRLKISLESEQKPVVVNHEQQPQCSSNSNISFAPIQQSISTIPCGIPFDAAAFYQQNLYHHLQASNISISDLPGSSSTMTTTPTTLMSQPTADQFFLWPHQSY